The following proteins are encoded in a genomic region of Aquella oligotrophica:
- a CDS encoding D-cysteine desulfhydrase family protein, protein MKKLSDFNRIKLLPMVTPIQSLTRLSDYLGGPQIYVKRDDLNFIGEGGNKLRKLEFHIGEAKARGANVIIATGALQSNLARVTAAVALSQGFGCELILKSKVRRYDDDYQYNGNVLLDKILDVRTYNVSSDADMLKTVRRLEDKLRDAGKKPYIIPFGASDALGSLGYVSCANEIADQMREMDLRFDYVVLPNGSSGTHAGLLAGFKALDVDIDIKGYSVLDNDSVTADNTLELARDTLKLLDSRAKIGSSDVLVDDRCLGDGYGIPTRRMIETVRLVAEKEGLFLDPVYGGKAFAGLVSGIKMGKYRRNQKILYLMTGGVPGLYAYRKEFYSGSH, encoded by the coding sequence ATGAAAAAACTATCTGATTTTAATCGTATTAAATTATTGCCGATGGTTACGCCAATTCAGTCGTTAACTAGATTGAGTGATTATCTGGGTGGTCCACAAATATATGTAAAACGCGATGATCTAAATTTTATTGGTGAAGGTGGTAATAAATTACGCAAGCTCGAGTTTCATATCGGTGAAGCCAAAGCGCGTGGAGCGAATGTAATCATTGCGACTGGAGCGCTACAATCTAATCTAGCCCGGGTAACTGCAGCCGTTGCTTTGAGTCAGGGCTTTGGATGTGAGCTAATTTTGAAAAGCAAAGTTAGGCGTTATGATGATGATTATCAGTATAATGGTAATGTGCTACTTGATAAAATTTTAGATGTTAGAACTTATAACGTTTCATCTGATGCTGATATGCTAAAAACGGTAAGAAGATTAGAAGATAAACTCCGTGATGCTGGCAAAAAGCCATATATTATCCCGTTTGGTGCTTCAGATGCACTAGGTTCATTGGGTTATGTTAGCTGTGCTAATGAAATTGCAGATCAAATGCGAGAAATGGATTTACGCTTTGATTATGTGGTTTTACCAAATGGTAGTTCTGGCACACATGCTGGATTATTAGCAGGATTTAAGGCTCTTGATGTAGATATAGATATTAAAGGCTATTCTGTTCTTGATAATGATAGTGTAACTGCTGATAATACTCTAGAGCTAGCCCGAGATACTTTAAAACTACTTGATAGTAGAGCTAAAATTGGTAGCAGTGATGTGCTAGTTGATGATCGCTGTCTTGGTGATGGTTATGGGATTCCTACGCGTCGAATGATTGAGACGGTTCGTTTGGTCGCTGAAAAAGAAGGTTTATTTCTTGACCCTGTCTATGGTGGTAAGGCTTTCGCTGGGTTAGTCAGTGGTATAAAAATGGGTAAATATCGCCGAAATCAAAAGATCCTTTATCTTATGACTGGTGGTGTTCCTGGCTTATATGCTTATCGTAAAGAATTTTATTCCGGTAGCCATTAA
- the mltG gene encoding endolytic transglycosylase MltG, with protein sequence MATRKKKQVQQPFSITKLILFLIVIVIIYLGYLVYYPNKLPGNAPYQLIIDKNESIRSVAKKLDESGIVSSPRLMVALTRLMDKDKKVTAGLYLIKQPMSLLELIRRITNGKPDEISIKILEGWNFRQIRAYLNQQPHLLHMTESMTEDQIRDALKIPYSRMEGLLYPSTYFIAPNQPDLEVMRISYRLMQNKLADLWVNKNKNATNYQDPYQLLVMASLIQKETSDKEDMYQISTVFNNRLRTNMRLQDDPAVFYGLNNKATITRADFKIDTPYNTYLHNGLPPTPICTPSQSALAAAANPGDDYKLLYFVAIGNGKTKFSYTYDEHSQAVNQYLKKPEPVKSTKK encoded by the coding sequence ATGGCAACCCGCAAGAAAAAACAGGTGCAGCAACCATTTTCAATTACTAAACTAATTCTTTTTCTAATAGTTATAGTAATTATCTATCTTGGTTATCTAGTTTATTATCCAAATAAATTACCGGGAAATGCACCGTATCAGTTAATTATTGATAAAAATGAATCTATCCGAAGCGTTGCGAAAAAGCTTGATGAAAGCGGAATTGTAAGTTCGCCGCGCCTAATGGTAGCTCTAACTAGACTAATGGATAAAGATAAAAAAGTTACAGCTGGTCTATATCTCATCAAACAGCCGATGTCCCTACTCGAGTTAATTCGGCGGATTACTAATGGTAAGCCCGATGAAATTAGTATTAAGATTCTTGAAGGCTGGAATTTCCGTCAGATAAGGGCATATCTTAATCAGCAACCACACCTTTTACATATGACTGAGAGCATGACTGAAGATCAGATTCGTGATGCGCTAAAAATTCCTTATTCACGGATGGAAGGCTTACTTTATCCTTCGACTTATTTTATCGCGCCGAATCAGCCCGATCTGGAGGTTATGCGCATATCTTACCGCTTGATGCAAAATAAACTTGCCGACTTATGGGTAAATAAAAACAAAAATGCTACTAATTATCAAGACCCATATCAATTACTGGTAATGGCAAGTTTGATTCAGAAAGAAACTTCTGATAAAGAGGATATGTACCAGATATCAACGGTATTTAATAATCGTTTACGTACTAATATGCGTTTGCAGGATGATCCCGCAGTGTTTTATGGTTTAAATAATAAAGCGACTATTACTCGCGCTGATTTCAAAATTGATACGCCGTATAATACTTACTTACATAATGGTTTGCCCCCAACACCAATTTGTACTCCATCACAATCTGCACTAGCTGCTGCTGCTAATCCGGGTGATGATTATAAATTATTGTATTTCGTGGCAATCGGTAATGGTAAAACCAAATTTTCATATACTTATGATGAGCATTCGCAGGCAGTAAATCAGTATCTGAAAAAGCCAGAGCCAGTGAAAAGTACTAAGAAATAA
- a CDS encoding DUF1841 family protein — MFNPSVQDVRNFFFDVYRKGTNQENLTPLEKIAFSVVYEHPEYNNILSDREKYLEFNWSPEAGETNPFLHLSMHVSIHEQLSINQPFGVKELYHDLCEKYQDRHQAEHEVMDCLAEMIWQAQYSNQQPNPEVYLGCLRKKLGKE; from the coding sequence ATGTTTAATCCCAGTGTTCAGGATGTGCGTAATTTTTTCTTTGATGTTTATCGCAAGGGAACAAATCAGGAAAATTTGACCCCACTTGAAAAGATTGCCTTTAGTGTGGTTTATGAACATCCAGAGTATAATAATATTCTCTCCGATCGTGAGAAATATCTTGAATTTAACTGGTCGCCAGAAGCTGGTGAAACAAATCCATTTCTCCATTTAAGCATGCATGTTTCAATTCATGAACAGCTTTCAATCAATCAGCCATTTGGTGTTAAAGAGTTATATCATGATCTGTGTGAAAAATATCAAGATAGACATCAAGCCGAACATGAAGTAATGGATTGTCTAGCTGAAATGATCTGGCAGGCACAATATAGCAATCAGCAGCCAAATCCTGAAGTTTATCTGGGATGTTTACGCAAAAAGCTTGGAAAGGAATAA
- the rnr gene encoding ribonuclease R, producing the protein MSRHTTEAHDIVVVLLKHKSLSIHELMYHLAVDKKEEQEFKKLLKKMVTAKEIKISTDHLVTLAKPNRLCVYHANKDARGGVATDPHSKQMYFIHPGHENFAIDGDEVTVAPCGADKEGRPLAEVKEIIKHKLTNLVGRVEQYKDKYYLISDNHKLGNYPVVIETTSQIPDLDSIYSVVIVSYPNIKEAYFRVNITANLGHAGDDEVFVNRVLIESGAPIEFSEEALKYVEKIPDSINEKDIKGREDIRHLPFVTIDGEDARDFDDAVFCETNPDGSYTLSVAIADVAHYVKHNSALDIDAYARSTSIYFPRRVVPMLPEKLSNGLCSLNPNVDRLVMVCHMDISAEGEITDYAVDNAVIHSHYRLTYNMVQEWLEDRDRIPHDIRDSLTSLYNVYKALLRARQKRGAIDFDSTEPYFEFDKDGNVTGLKPRNRLDSHRLIEECMLAANVSVAAFLNSHEHITIYRNHDRPSEKKFSALKSYLDSVAIPFDVTQESVTPKDYARLVERVKSLPNTGIIQQTILRSMQLAEYSPKNIGHFGLAYERYLHFTSPIRRYPDLLVHRACKAVINKKTYAYLESAEQMGQETSFCERRAEEMERKVDSYYKCKYAQNHVGDSFPGIVTSVVSFGLFVSIPELLIDGLVHVTELGGDYFVFDEKKHWLVGKNSGFKYTAGQELEVTIANVDMDKLFIDLELTDTPDKL; encoded by the coding sequence ATGTCTAGACACACAACAGAAGCACATGATATTGTTGTAGTATTACTAAAGCATAAAAGCCTTTCGATTCATGAACTTATGTATCATCTTGCGGTAGATAAGAAAGAAGAGCAGGAGTTTAAAAAACTGCTAAAAAAAATGGTCACGGCTAAAGAAATAAAAATCAGTACTGATCATTTGGTTACACTTGCCAAGCCAAACCGGTTGTGTGTTTATCATGCAAATAAAGATGCTAGAGGTGGGGTAGCCACTGATCCACATAGTAAACAGATGTATTTCATTCATCCGGGACATGAAAATTTTGCTATCGATGGCGATGAAGTAACCGTTGCGCCATGTGGTGCAGATAAAGAAGGGCGACCTTTAGCCGAAGTCAAAGAAATAATCAAGCATAAATTAACTAACTTGGTTGGGCGTGTTGAACAATATAAGGATAAGTACTACCTTATCAGTGATAATCATAAACTAGGCAATTATCCGGTAGTTATTGAAACAACTAGTCAGATCCCTGATCTTGATAGTATCTATAGCGTGGTAATTGTTAGCTATCCAAATATAAAAGAAGCTTATTTTCGGGTAAATATTACTGCTAATCTTGGGCATGCAGGAGATGATGAGGTTTTTGTCAATCGAGTATTGATCGAATCTGGTGCTCCGATTGAGTTTAGTGAAGAAGCTTTAAAATATGTAGAGAAAATTCCAGATAGCATTAATGAAAAAGACATCAAAGGGCGTGAAGATATTCGTCACTTGCCATTTGTGACAATTGATGGTGAAGATGCACGCGACTTTGATGATGCTGTATTTTGTGAAACGAACCCGGATGGTAGTTACACCTTATCGGTAGCAATTGCTGATGTTGCGCATTATGTGAAACATAATTCAGCTCTTGATATTGATGCTTATGCCCGAAGTACTTCAATCTATTTCCCACGTCGAGTAGTACCGATGCTACCCGAAAAACTTTCCAATGGGCTTTGCTCACTTAATCCAAATGTTGATCGGCTAGTAATGGTTTGTCATATGGATATTAGTGCTGAAGGTGAGATAACGGATTATGCGGTTGATAATGCAGTAATCCATTCTCATTATCGTCTGACTTATAATATGGTTCAGGAATGGCTTGAAGATCGTGATCGGATTCCGCATGATATTAGAGATAGTCTGACTAGTCTTTATAATGTTTATAAAGCGTTATTACGTGCTAGACAAAAGCGTGGCGCAATCGATTTTGATAGTACAGAGCCATATTTTGAATTTGATAAAGATGGTAATGTAACTGGCTTAAAACCACGTAACCGACTTGATTCACATCGTTTGATTGAAGAATGTATGCTTGCTGCCAATGTTTCGGTTGCAGCATTTTTAAATAGTCATGAACATATAACTATTTATCGTAACCACGATAGGCCAAGTGAGAAAAAATTTAGTGCCCTAAAATCCTATCTTGATTCAGTAGCGATTCCTTTTGATGTTACACAGGAAAGTGTTACGCCTAAAGACTATGCAAGACTGGTTGAACGGGTTAAGTCATTGCCAAATACCGGAATTATTCAACAGACGATTTTACGTTCAATGCAGCTAGCTGAATATTCGCCCAAAAATATTGGACACTTTGGGCTGGCATATGAACGTTATTTACATTTTACTTCCCCAATTCGCCGTTATCCAGATTTACTGGTGCATAGAGCCTGTAAGGCAGTTATCAATAAGAAAACTTATGCTTATCTTGAGTCAGCCGAACAAATGGGGCAGGAAACTTCATTTTGCGAGCGTAGAGCAGAGGAAATGGAACGTAAGGTAGATTCATACTATAAATGTAAATATGCCCAAAATCATGTTGGTGATAGCTTTCCCGGTATTGTTACTAGTGTGGTTAGCTTTGGGTTATTTGTTTCAATTCCGGAATTACTGATTGATGGGCTGGTTCATGTTACTGAACTTGGTGGTGATTATTTTGTCTTTGATGAAAAGAAACATTGGTTAGTTGGTAAAAATAGCGGTTTTAAATATACTGCTGGTCAGGAACTGGAAGTGACAATAGCCAATGTCGATATGGATAAGTTATTTATTGATCTAGAATTAACGGATACCCCGGATAAACTGTAA
- the folD gene encoding bifunctional methylenetetrahydrofolate dehydrogenase/methenyltetrahydrofolate cyclohydrolase FolD: MYQSKIISGKELSSQILDAISEDVEDLQINQLRTPCLAVVLVGNDPASQVYVKNKKNACQKVGIKSLEFVLPESTTQEELSTLIKDLNADFMVDGILVQLPLPAHLDSKLVIDTILPNKDVDGFHRYNMGSLALRDPNICPCTPHGVMYMLDNIKVNYHGKHAVILGTSNIVGRPMALELMNRGTTVTMCNSKTRNVEEIIASADILVAAIGNPNFVQAEWLKPDAIVIDVGINRLNDGKLCGDVNFNDALPKVKYITPVPGGVGPMTIAMLLKNTMRCYKLNTSKENLHV, encoded by the coding sequence ATGTATCAAAGTAAAATAATCAGTGGAAAAGAACTTTCTAGCCAGATTCTTGATGCAATTAGTGAAGATGTTGAAGATTTACAGATTAATCAATTACGAACTCCTTGTCTAGCCGTAGTTTTGGTGGGAAATGATCCGGCTTCACAAGTATATGTTAAAAACAAAAAAAATGCTTGTCAAAAGGTCGGGATAAAATCACTCGAATTTGTTTTACCAGAATCAACGACTCAAGAAGAATTAAGTACTTTAATAAAAGATCTTAATGCTGATTTTATGGTTGATGGAATACTGGTTCAGTTACCATTGCCAGCCCATCTGGATAGTAAGTTAGTTATCGATACTATACTACCTAATAAAGATGTTGATGGTTTCCATCGTTATAATATGGGGTCGCTTGCCTTACGTGATCCAAATATTTGTCCATGCACGCCGCATGGAGTGATGTATATGCTGGATAATATAAAAGTAAATTATCACGGCAAGCATGCAGTTATTCTGGGAACTTCTAATATTGTTGGGCGTCCGATGGCTCTTGAACTAATGAATCGGGGTACGACTGTTACCATGTGTAATAGTAAAACTCGTAATGTTGAAGAAATTATTGCCTCGGCAGATATTTTGGTTGCGGCAATTGGTAATCCTAATTTTGTTCAGGCAGAATGGTTAAAGCCAGATGCAATAGTAATTGATGTTGGCATAAATCGTCTTAATGATGGCAAATTATGTGGTGATGTTAATTTTAATGACGCTTTACCCAAAGTAAAATATATTACTCCGGTACCCGGTGGCGTTGGTCCAATGACGATTGCGATGTTATTAAAAAATACCATGCGCTGTTATAAATTAAATACTAGTAAAGAGAATCTACATGTCTAG